The Myxococcota bacterium genome has a window encoding:
- a CDS encoding glycosyltransferase — MRVALVHDWLTGFRGGEKVLLELARMFPAADLYTLVHVAGTVTPEIERLHIVPSPLSAMPGAARHYRKLLPLFPWAIERFRLEGYDLVISTSHSFAKGVRVAPGTPHLCYCFTPIRYAWDLADEYLGRGPRRLLAAPLLAYLRRWDRRTSSPARITQVVAISHAIADRVRRAWGRDASVVYPGVDVARFAGLEARSGDYFFMLGGFVPYKAESLAIEAFRGTPHALVIAGDGPTRAALERTAPPNVRFLGRVSDTELDDLYARCRALVYPQLEDFGIIAVEAQAAGKPVIAFGRGGATETVVGPGDAQGRAPTGVFFGEPTPESLRAALAAFAELERKLDPSAIRANAARFSLENFRAGIGRAIEEVVK, encoded by the coding sequence ATGCGCGTCGCGCTGGTGCACGACTGGCTCACGGGCTTCCGCGGAGGTGAGAAGGTCCTCCTCGAGCTGGCCCGGATGTTCCCGGCGGCCGACCTGTACACCCTGGTGCACGTAGCCGGCACGGTGACTCCCGAGATCGAGCGGCTGCACATCGTTCCGAGCCCGCTCTCGGCCATGCCCGGCGCGGCGCGACACTACCGCAAGCTCCTGCCGCTCTTTCCCTGGGCGATCGAGCGCTTCCGGCTCGAGGGCTACGACCTGGTGATCTCCACCAGTCACTCGTTCGCCAAGGGCGTGCGCGTGGCGCCCGGCACGCCGCACCTGTGTTACTGCTTCACGCCGATCCGCTACGCCTGGGATCTGGCCGACGAGTATCTCGGACGCGGGCCCCGGCGGCTGCTGGCCGCGCCGCTGCTGGCGTACCTGCGCCGCTGGGACCGGCGCACCAGCTCGCCCGCGCGCATCACGCAGGTGGTGGCGATCTCGCACGCGATCGCCGACCGTGTGCGCCGCGCCTGGGGCCGCGACGCGTCGGTGGTGTACCCGGGCGTCGACGTGGCGCGCTTCGCGGGCCTCGAGGCGCGCAGCGGCGACTACTTCTTCATGCTCGGCGGCTTCGTGCCGTACAAGGCCGAGTCGCTGGCCATCGAGGCGTTCCGCGGCACGCCGCACGCGCTGGTGATCGCCGGCGACGGCCCCACGCGCGCGGCGCTCGAGCGCACCGCGCCGCCCAACGTGCGCTTCCTGGGCCGCGTGTCCGATACCGAGCTCGACGACCTGTACGCGCGCTGCCGCGCGCTCGTCTACCCGCAGCTCGAGGACTTCGGGATCATCGCGGTCGAGGCGCAGGCCGCGGGCAAGCCCGTGATCGCCTTCGGGCGCGGCGGCGCGACCGAGACGGTCGTCGGGCCGGGCGACGCGCAGGGCCGCGCGCCCACCGGCGTGTTCTTCGGCGAGCCCACGCCCGAGTCACTGCGCGCGGCGCTCGCGGCCTTCGCGGAGCTCGAGCGCAAGCTCGACCCGAGCGCGATCCGCGCCAACGCGGCGCGCTTCTCGCTCGAGAACTTCCGCGCCGGCATCGGGCGCGCGATCGAAGAGGTGGTGAAGTGA
- a CDS encoding MXAN_5187 C-terminal domain-containing protein → MGVRHQQDEIDEELDDLDHSLKRLRVEYDQYFLGILKRPPEVLQGRVQKVIVKYANQTLRKTHHKFRFNQLNSKFQIYRQQWGRTMRQIEQGTYKGHVFRARLHERERGISDATPSPLKAPPPQERPGAIDKLFEAFSAARQRVGDKSAAPDRAKLAEIVKKQTAALKQKHPGAKVKFRVSIEGNKAKLVASVVKS, encoded by the coding sequence ATGGGTGTGCGCCACCAGCAGGACGAGATCGACGAGGAGCTCGACGACCTCGACCACAGCCTGAAGCGGCTGCGGGTCGAGTACGACCAGTACTTCCTCGGGATCCTGAAGCGCCCGCCCGAGGTGCTCCAGGGCCGCGTTCAGAAGGTGATCGTCAAATACGCGAACCAGACCCTGCGCAAGACCCACCACAAGTTCCGCTTCAACCAACTCAACTCGAAGTTCCAGATCTACCGCCAGCAGTGGGGCCGCACGATGCGGCAGATCGAGCAGGGCACCTACAAAGGACACGTGTTCCGCGCCAGGCTCCACGAGCGCGAGCGCGGTATCTCGGACGCGACGCCGAGCCCGCTGAAGGCGCCGCCCCCGCAGGAGCGGCCCGGCGCGATCGACAAGCTGTTCGAGGCGTTCAGCGCGGCGCGCCAGCGCGTCGGCGACAAGAGCGCGGCGCCCGACCGCGCGAAGCTGGCCGAGATCGTGAAGAAGCAGACGGCCGCGCTGAAGCAGAAGCACCCGGGCGCGAAGGTGAAATTCCGCGTCTCGATCGAGGGCAACAAGGCCAAGCTCGTGGCCTCGGTCGTCAAGTCATGA
- a CDS encoding polyprenyl synthetase family protein, which yields MNESRDLDRIIAFLHDDLEQVERVMREALRSVTPVVPTIGEHTFGSGGKRIRPVVVLLASRLCGYRGPRAIQIAAAAEYLHSASLLHDDVVDGAETRRGRASVNARFGSKLAILVGDFLFARACQTLVEDGDQDILASFADSIRAMAEGEVMQLTRSFDPDITESTYIDVIGGKTSSLLAASAESGAVLGGVTRAERRAVRDYGAQLGLAFQLVDDALDYAGLESDLGKAPLTDAAEGKLTLPLIATLKRCSTGEREAVSALLKSFALQSAAGRVPERDEVRQVAECVARHHGVESTFERARQVVAQARARIEPFVDCEAKRAMQALADFVVERSH from the coding sequence TTGAACGAGAGCCGCGATCTCGACCGCATCATCGCCTTCCTCCACGACGACCTCGAGCAGGTCGAGCGCGTCATGCGCGAGGCGCTGCGCTCCGTGACGCCGGTCGTCCCGACGATCGGCGAGCACACCTTCGGCAGCGGCGGCAAGCGCATCCGCCCGGTCGTCGTCCTGCTCGCGTCACGCCTGTGCGGCTATCGCGGCCCGCGCGCCATCCAGATCGCCGCCGCGGCAGAGTATCTGCACAGCGCGTCATTGCTGCACGACGACGTGGTCGACGGCGCCGAGACGCGCCGCGGCCGGGCGAGCGTGAACGCGCGCTTCGGGTCGAAGCTCGCGATCCTGGTCGGTGACTTCCTGTTCGCGCGCGCCTGCCAGACGCTGGTCGAGGACGGCGACCAGGACATCCTGGCGAGCTTCGCGGACAGCATTCGCGCCATGGCCGAGGGCGAGGTCATGCAGCTGACGCGCAGCTTCGACCCCGACATCACCGAGTCGACCTACATCGACGTGATCGGCGGCAAGACCTCGAGCCTCCTGGCCGCGTCGGCCGAGTCGGGTGCCGTCCTGGGCGGCGTGACGCGCGCCGAGCGCCGGGCCGTGCGCGACTACGGGGCGCAGCTCGGGCTCGCGTTCCAGCTCGTCGACGACGCGCTCGACTACGCCGGCCTCGAGAGCGACCTGGGCAAGGCGCCGCTCACCGACGCCGCGGAGGGCAAGCTGACCCTGCCCCTGATCGCGACGCTGAAGCGCTGCTCCACGGGCGAGCGCGAGGCCGTGTCTGCCTTGCTCAAGAGCTTCGCGCTGCAGAGCGCGGCGGGCCGCGTGCCCGAGCGCGACGAGGTGCGCCAGGTCGCCGAGTGCGTCGCGCGCCACCACGGCGTGGAGAGCACCTTCGAGCGCGCGCGCCAGGTCGTGGCACAGGCCCGCGCGCGCATCGAGCCGTTCGTCGACTGCGAGGCGAAGCGCGCCATGCAAGCGCTCGCCGACTTCGTGGTCGAGCGCAGTCACTGA
- a CDS encoding helix-hairpin-helix domain-containing protein, with the protein MRHPIAVVVALAAAVLLHTSALAAGSDSGARGSGAQVTGVVNVNSATAEELSLLPGVGPAKAQAIIRYRSEHGAFKRVEDLAQVKGIGEKQVEKLRPHLALEGKTTAQPAK; encoded by the coding sequence ATGCGTCATCCAATCGCGGTGGTCGTCGCGCTGGCGGCGGCCGTCCTGCTGCACACGTCGGCGCTCGCGGCCGGCAGCGACTCCGGGGCGCGGGGCTCCGGAGCGCAGGTCACGGGCGTGGTGAACGTGAACTCGGCCACGGCCGAAGAGCTCTCGCTCCTGCCCGGCGTCGGGCCCGCCAAGGCCCAGGCGATCATCCGCTACCGCTCCGAGCACGGCGCGTTCAAGCGGGTCGAGGACCTGGCCCAGGTGAAGGGCATCGGCGAGAAGCAGGTCGAGAAGCTGCGCCCGCACCTGGCCCTCGAGGGCAAGACGACCGCACAGCCCGCGAAGTGA
- a CDS encoding helical backbone metal receptor, with product MGRVPTPLTGRALWLLLALLAACGEPPRAPASEPRIVSLSPSTTEILLALGLRERIVGVDRFSHELPGCAGIPSLGGLFAPDLERTLELRPSAVVGVASESQAAFFGELRRRGVAVHEVDTGGSLDAVIANYETLGAVVGRAAEGRALAARVRGELAEVARSVAGRPRPRVALVVERDPLYVAAGGSFAGALIEAAGGANVFADLARAYPQVSLELLAARAPDVLIDSTQSDQGPESQAAARAYWGRFAWAHRVELVPPGVATLPGAELARGAELLRARIHPELRS from the coding sequence GTGGGTAGGGTGCCCACGCCGCTCACCGGTCGTGCCCTCTGGCTGCTGCTCGCGCTGCTCGCGGCGTGCGGCGAGCCGCCGCGCGCGCCGGCGAGTGAGCCGCGCATCGTGTCGCTGTCGCCGTCGACGACCGAGATCCTGCTGGCGCTCGGGCTGCGCGAGCGCATCGTGGGCGTGGACCGCTTCTCGCACGAGCTGCCCGGCTGCGCCGGCATTCCGTCGCTCGGGGGTCTGTTCGCGCCCGACCTCGAGCGCACGCTCGAGCTGCGGCCCAGCGCCGTGGTGGGCGTGGCGAGTGAGTCGCAGGCGGCGTTCTTCGGCGAGCTGCGGCGGCGCGGCGTGGCGGTGCACGAGGTCGACACCGGCGGCTCGCTCGACGCGGTGATCGCGAACTACGAGACGCTCGGCGCGGTCGTGGGCCGCGCGGCCGAGGGGCGCGCGCTCGCGGCGCGCGTGCGCGGCGAGCTGGCCGAGGTCGCGCGCTCGGTCGCGGGCCGGCCGCGGCCGCGCGTGGCGCTGGTCGTCGAGCGCGACCCGCTCTACGTGGCCGCGGGCGGGAGCTTCGCCGGCGCGCTGATCGAGGCGGCCGGCGGCGCCAACGTGTTCGCCGACCTCGCGCGCGCCTATCCGCAGGTGTCGCTCGAGCTCTTGGCCGCGCGCGCGCCCGACGTGCTGATCGACTCGACCCAGTCCGACCAGGGTCCCGAGTCACAGGCTGCGGCGCGCGCCTACTGGGGACGCTTCGCCTGGGCGCACCGGGTCGAGCTGGTGCCGCCCGGCGTCGCCACCTTGCCGGGGGCCGAGCTCGCGCGCGGCGCGGAGCTCCTGCGCGCGCGCATCCATCCCGAGCTGCGCTCGTGA